From Epinephelus lanceolatus isolate andai-2023 chromosome 5, ASM4190304v1, whole genome shotgun sequence, the proteins below share one genomic window:
- the LOC117262067 gene encoding excitatory amino acid transporter 2 isoform X4 — MPKQVEVRMHESHLEPIEARPQSKCAQVCSKMFKNLLLTLTVLGVILGAVAGMLLRVASPIHPDIVMVIAFPGDILMRMLKMLILPLIISSLITGLAGLDAKSSGRLGTRAMVYYMSTTVIAAVLGVILVLVIHPGNPKLKENLGEGEKNDDVSSLDAFFDLIRNLFPENLVQACFQQIQTVTKKVEVVIEEEVNATAVEGLVANITKEPQFIIKKSLQFKSGMNVLGLIGFFIAFGICMGKMGEKAKLMIEFFNILNEIVMKLVILIMWYSPFGIACLICGKIISIKDLEVVGRQLGMYMVTVIIGLIIHGAIFLPSIYFVIVRKNPFTFFLGIFQAWITALGTASSAGTLPVTFRCLEENLGIDKRVTRFVLPVGATINMDGTALYEAVAAIFIAQMNGIYLDPGQIVTVSLTATLASVGAASIPSAGLVTMLLILTAVGLPTQDISLLVAVDWLLDRFRTSVNVVGDSYGAGIVYHMSKAELEELDAHMAKSDDIEMMTKTQSYYDDMKNHHENNSNQ; from the exons ATGCCTAAACAAGTTGAGGTGAGGATGCACGAGAGTCACCTGGAGCCCATCGAGGCCAGGCCTCAGTCCAAATGCGCCCAAGTCTGCTCCAAAATGTTCAAGAACCTTCTGCTCACACTCACCGTCCTCG GTGTGATCTTGGGAGCTGTAGCAGGGATGTTGCTTCGTGTTGCCTCCCCGATCCACCCAGATATTGTCATGGTGATTGCTTTTCCCGGAGACATCCTGATGAGGATGCTGAAGATGTTGATCCTGCCTCTTATCATCTCCAGTTTAATCACAG GTCTGGCTGGCTTGGATGCCAAATCTAGTGGTCGCCTGGGCACCAGAGCTATGGTCTACTACATGTCCACCACTGTTATTGCTGCTGTCCTGGGAGTCATCCTTGTATTAGTCATCCACCCTGGCAACCCCAAACTGAAGGAGAATCTGGGCGAGGGCGAGAAAAACGATGACGTGTCCAGCTTGGATGCCTTCTTTGATCTGATCAGGAACCTGTTCCCAGAGAACCTGGTGCAGGCTTGTTTCCAACAG ATCCAGACTGTCACAAAGAAGGTAGAGGTGGTTATTGAGGAGGAGGTCAATGCCACCGCCGTGGAGGGCCTGGTGGCTAACATTACCAAGGAGCCTCAGTTCATCATCAAAAAGTCCCTGCAGTTTAAAAGTGGCATGAATGTGCTGG GTCTGATTGGTTTCTTTATTGCATTTGGCATCTGCATGGGCAAGATGGGAGAGAAGGCCAAACTCATGATTGAATTCTTCAACATCCTCAATGAGATTGTGATGAAACTTGTCATCTTGATCATGTG GTACTCTCCCTTTGGTATTGCCTGTCTTATCTGTGGTAAGATCATCTCCATCAAGGACCTGGAGGTGGTGGGGAGGCAGCTGGGCATGTACATGGTGACTGTAATTATTGGCCTCATCATCCACGGAGCCATCTTCCTGCCAAGCATCTACTTTGTTATTGTGAGGAAGAACCCCTTCACCTTCTTCCTGGGCATCTTCCAGGCCTGGATCACCGCCCTGGGGACAGCCTCCAG TGCTGGTACACTGCCTGTCACCTTCCGTTGTCTGGAGGAGAACTTGGGTATTGACAAAAGAGTCACTCGTTTTGTGCTCCCGGTCGGTGCCACCATCAACATGGATGGAACTGCTCTGTATGAGGCGGTTGCAGCCATCTTCATTGCCCAGATGAACGGCATCTACCTTGACCCTGGTCAGATTGTCACTGTCAG TTTGACAGCCACCCTGGCCAGTGTTGGAGCAGCCAGTATTCCCAGTGCTGGCCTGGTGACTATGCTTTTGATCCTGACCGCTGTGGGCCTGCCAACCCAAGACATCAGTCTGCTGGTTGCTGTTGACTGGCTGCT GGATCGATTCAGGACCTCAGTGAACGTGGTGGGTGACTCCTATGGTGCGGGCATCGTGTACCACATGTCCAAGGCTGAGCTCGAGGAGCTGGACGCACACATGGCCAAATCCGACGACATTGAAATGATGACGAAGACCCAGTCTTATTACGACGACATGAAGaaccaccacgaaaacaattcCAACCA GTAA
- the LOC117262067 gene encoding excitatory amino acid transporter 2 isoform X2 gives MPKQVEVRMHESHLEPIEARPQSKCAQVCSKMFKNLLLTLTVLGVILGAVAGMLLRVASPIHPDIVMVIAFPGDILMRMLKMLILPLIISSLITGLAGLDAKSSGRLGTRAMVYYMSTTVIAAVLGVILVLVIHPGNPKLKENLGEGEKNDDVSSLDAFFDLIRNLFPENLVQACFQQIQTVTKKVEVVIEEEVNATAVEGLVANITKEPQFIIKKSLQFKSGMNVLGLIGFFIAFGICMGKMGEKAKLMIEFFNILNEIVMKLVILIMWYSPFGIACLICGKIISIKDLEVVGRQLGMYMVTVIIGLIIHGAIFLPSIYFVIVRKNPFTFFLGIFQAWITALGTASSAGTLPVTFRCLEENLGIDKRVTRFVLPVGATINMDGTALYEAVAAIFIAQMNGIYLDPGQIVTVSLTATLASVGAASIPSAGLVTMLLILTAVGLPTQDISLLVAVDWLLDRFRTSVNVVGDSYGAGIVYHMSKAELEELDAHMAKSDDIEMMTKTQSYYDDMKNHHENNSNQCVLTSTAATTATATANNSVVVDECKVTSATNGSAAECTLVEEGPWKHE, from the exons ATGCCTAAACAAGTTGAGGTGAGGATGCACGAGAGTCACCTGGAGCCCATCGAGGCCAGGCCTCAGTCCAAATGCGCCCAAGTCTGCTCCAAAATGTTCAAGAACCTTCTGCTCACACTCACCGTCCTCG GTGTGATCTTGGGAGCTGTAGCAGGGATGTTGCTTCGTGTTGCCTCCCCGATCCACCCAGATATTGTCATGGTGATTGCTTTTCCCGGAGACATCCTGATGAGGATGCTGAAGATGTTGATCCTGCCTCTTATCATCTCCAGTTTAATCACAG GTCTGGCTGGCTTGGATGCCAAATCTAGTGGTCGCCTGGGCACCAGAGCTATGGTCTACTACATGTCCACCACTGTTATTGCTGCTGTCCTGGGAGTCATCCTTGTATTAGTCATCCACCCTGGCAACCCCAAACTGAAGGAGAATCTGGGCGAGGGCGAGAAAAACGATGACGTGTCCAGCTTGGATGCCTTCTTTGATCTGATCAGGAACCTGTTCCCAGAGAACCTGGTGCAGGCTTGTTTCCAACAG ATCCAGACTGTCACAAAGAAGGTAGAGGTGGTTATTGAGGAGGAGGTCAATGCCACCGCCGTGGAGGGCCTGGTGGCTAACATTACCAAGGAGCCTCAGTTCATCATCAAAAAGTCCCTGCAGTTTAAAAGTGGCATGAATGTGCTGG GTCTGATTGGTTTCTTTATTGCATTTGGCATCTGCATGGGCAAGATGGGAGAGAAGGCCAAACTCATGATTGAATTCTTCAACATCCTCAATGAGATTGTGATGAAACTTGTCATCTTGATCATGTG GTACTCTCCCTTTGGTATTGCCTGTCTTATCTGTGGTAAGATCATCTCCATCAAGGACCTGGAGGTGGTGGGGAGGCAGCTGGGCATGTACATGGTGACTGTAATTATTGGCCTCATCATCCACGGAGCCATCTTCCTGCCAAGCATCTACTTTGTTATTGTGAGGAAGAACCCCTTCACCTTCTTCCTGGGCATCTTCCAGGCCTGGATCACCGCCCTGGGGACAGCCTCCAG TGCTGGTACACTGCCTGTCACCTTCCGTTGTCTGGAGGAGAACTTGGGTATTGACAAAAGAGTCACTCGTTTTGTGCTCCCGGTCGGTGCCACCATCAACATGGATGGAACTGCTCTGTATGAGGCGGTTGCAGCCATCTTCATTGCCCAGATGAACGGCATCTACCTTGACCCTGGTCAGATTGTCACTGTCAG TTTGACAGCCACCCTGGCCAGTGTTGGAGCAGCCAGTATTCCCAGTGCTGGCCTGGTGACTATGCTTTTGATCCTGACCGCTGTGGGCCTGCCAACCCAAGACATCAGTCTGCTGGTTGCTGTTGACTGGCTGCT GGATCGATTCAGGACCTCAGTGAACGTGGTGGGTGACTCCTATGGTGCGGGCATCGTGTACCACATGTCCAAGGCTGAGCTCGAGGAGCTGGACGCACACATGGCCAAATCCGACGACATTGAAATGATGACGAAGACCCAGTCTTATTACGACGACATGAAGaaccaccacgaaaacaattcCAACCAGTGCGTCTTAACCTCTACCGCTGCCACAACCGCTACTGCCACTGCTAACAATTCTGTCGTAGTAGATGAATGCAAG GTAACCTCAGCCACTAACGGCTCTGCTGCGGAGTGCACGCTTGTCGAGGAGGGACCATGGAAACATGAATAA
- the LOC117262067 gene encoding excitatory amino acid transporter 2 isoform X3 yields MYIAFTSTPTEMNANSMPKQVEVRMHESHLEPIEARPQSKCAQVCSKMFKNLLLTLTVLGVILGAVAGMLLRVASPIHPDIVMVIAFPGDILMRMLKMLILPLIISSLITGLAGLDAKSSGRLGTRAMVYYMSTTVIAAVLGVILVLVIHPGNPKLKENLGEGEKNDDVSSLDAFFDLIRNLFPENLVQACFQQIQTVTKKVEVVIEEEVNATAVEGLVANITKEPQFIIKKSLQFKSGMNVLGLIGFFIAFGICMGKMGEKAKLMIEFFNILNEIVMKLVILIMWYSPFGIACLICGKIISIKDLEVVGRQLGMYMVTVIIGLIIHGAIFLPSIYFVIVRKNPFTFFLGIFQAWITALGTASSAGTLPVTFRCLEENLGIDKRVTRFVLPVGATINMDGTALYEAVAAIFIAQMNGIYLDPGQIVTVSLTATLASVGAASIPSAGLVTMLLILTAVGLPTQDISLLVAVDWLLDRFRTSVNVVGDSYGAGIVYHMSKAELEELDAHMAKSDDIEMMTKTQSYYDDMKNHHENNSNQ; encoded by the exons ATGTATATAGCATTTACCTCAACTCCAACAGAAATGAA TGCCAACAGTATGCCTAAACAAGTTGAGGTGAGGATGCACGAGAGTCACCTGGAGCCCATCGAGGCCAGGCCTCAGTCCAAATGCGCCCAAGTCTGCTCCAAAATGTTCAAGAACCTTCTGCTCACACTCACCGTCCTCG GTGTGATCTTGGGAGCTGTAGCAGGGATGTTGCTTCGTGTTGCCTCCCCGATCCACCCAGATATTGTCATGGTGATTGCTTTTCCCGGAGACATCCTGATGAGGATGCTGAAGATGTTGATCCTGCCTCTTATCATCTCCAGTTTAATCACAG GTCTGGCTGGCTTGGATGCCAAATCTAGTGGTCGCCTGGGCACCAGAGCTATGGTCTACTACATGTCCACCACTGTTATTGCTGCTGTCCTGGGAGTCATCCTTGTATTAGTCATCCACCCTGGCAACCCCAAACTGAAGGAGAATCTGGGCGAGGGCGAGAAAAACGATGACGTGTCCAGCTTGGATGCCTTCTTTGATCTGATCAGGAACCTGTTCCCAGAGAACCTGGTGCAGGCTTGTTTCCAACAG ATCCAGACTGTCACAAAGAAGGTAGAGGTGGTTATTGAGGAGGAGGTCAATGCCACCGCCGTGGAGGGCCTGGTGGCTAACATTACCAAGGAGCCTCAGTTCATCATCAAAAAGTCCCTGCAGTTTAAAAGTGGCATGAATGTGCTGG GTCTGATTGGTTTCTTTATTGCATTTGGCATCTGCATGGGCAAGATGGGAGAGAAGGCCAAACTCATGATTGAATTCTTCAACATCCTCAATGAGATTGTGATGAAACTTGTCATCTTGATCATGTG GTACTCTCCCTTTGGTATTGCCTGTCTTATCTGTGGTAAGATCATCTCCATCAAGGACCTGGAGGTGGTGGGGAGGCAGCTGGGCATGTACATGGTGACTGTAATTATTGGCCTCATCATCCACGGAGCCATCTTCCTGCCAAGCATCTACTTTGTTATTGTGAGGAAGAACCCCTTCACCTTCTTCCTGGGCATCTTCCAGGCCTGGATCACCGCCCTGGGGACAGCCTCCAG TGCTGGTACACTGCCTGTCACCTTCCGTTGTCTGGAGGAGAACTTGGGTATTGACAAAAGAGTCACTCGTTTTGTGCTCCCGGTCGGTGCCACCATCAACATGGATGGAACTGCTCTGTATGAGGCGGTTGCAGCCATCTTCATTGCCCAGATGAACGGCATCTACCTTGACCCTGGTCAGATTGTCACTGTCAG TTTGACAGCCACCCTGGCCAGTGTTGGAGCAGCCAGTATTCCCAGTGCTGGCCTGGTGACTATGCTTTTGATCCTGACCGCTGTGGGCCTGCCAACCCAAGACATCAGTCTGCTGGTTGCTGTTGACTGGCTGCT GGATCGATTCAGGACCTCAGTGAACGTGGTGGGTGACTCCTATGGTGCGGGCATCGTGTACCACATGTCCAAGGCTGAGCTCGAGGAGCTGGACGCACACATGGCCAAATCCGACGACATTGAAATGATGACGAAGACCCAGTCTTATTACGACGACATGAAGaaccaccacgaaaacaattcCAACCA GTAA
- the LOC117262067 gene encoding excitatory amino acid transporter 2 isoform X1 translates to MYIAFTSTPTEMNANSMPKQVEVRMHESHLEPIEARPQSKCAQVCSKMFKNLLLTLTVLGVILGAVAGMLLRVASPIHPDIVMVIAFPGDILMRMLKMLILPLIISSLITGLAGLDAKSSGRLGTRAMVYYMSTTVIAAVLGVILVLVIHPGNPKLKENLGEGEKNDDVSSLDAFFDLIRNLFPENLVQACFQQIQTVTKKVEVVIEEEVNATAVEGLVANITKEPQFIIKKSLQFKSGMNVLGLIGFFIAFGICMGKMGEKAKLMIEFFNILNEIVMKLVILIMWYSPFGIACLICGKIISIKDLEVVGRQLGMYMVTVIIGLIIHGAIFLPSIYFVIVRKNPFTFFLGIFQAWITALGTASSAGTLPVTFRCLEENLGIDKRVTRFVLPVGATINMDGTALYEAVAAIFIAQMNGIYLDPGQIVTVSLTATLASVGAASIPSAGLVTMLLILTAVGLPTQDISLLVAVDWLLDRFRTSVNVVGDSYGAGIVYHMSKAELEELDAHMAKSDDIEMMTKTQSYYDDMKNHHENNSNQCVLTSTAATTATATANNSVVVDECKVTSATNGSAAECTLVEEGPWKHE, encoded by the exons ATGTATATAGCATTTACCTCAACTCCAACAGAAATGAA TGCCAACAGTATGCCTAAACAAGTTGAGGTGAGGATGCACGAGAGTCACCTGGAGCCCATCGAGGCCAGGCCTCAGTCCAAATGCGCCCAAGTCTGCTCCAAAATGTTCAAGAACCTTCTGCTCACACTCACCGTCCTCG GTGTGATCTTGGGAGCTGTAGCAGGGATGTTGCTTCGTGTTGCCTCCCCGATCCACCCAGATATTGTCATGGTGATTGCTTTTCCCGGAGACATCCTGATGAGGATGCTGAAGATGTTGATCCTGCCTCTTATCATCTCCAGTTTAATCACAG GTCTGGCTGGCTTGGATGCCAAATCTAGTGGTCGCCTGGGCACCAGAGCTATGGTCTACTACATGTCCACCACTGTTATTGCTGCTGTCCTGGGAGTCATCCTTGTATTAGTCATCCACCCTGGCAACCCCAAACTGAAGGAGAATCTGGGCGAGGGCGAGAAAAACGATGACGTGTCCAGCTTGGATGCCTTCTTTGATCTGATCAGGAACCTGTTCCCAGAGAACCTGGTGCAGGCTTGTTTCCAACAG ATCCAGACTGTCACAAAGAAGGTAGAGGTGGTTATTGAGGAGGAGGTCAATGCCACCGCCGTGGAGGGCCTGGTGGCTAACATTACCAAGGAGCCTCAGTTCATCATCAAAAAGTCCCTGCAGTTTAAAAGTGGCATGAATGTGCTGG GTCTGATTGGTTTCTTTATTGCATTTGGCATCTGCATGGGCAAGATGGGAGAGAAGGCCAAACTCATGATTGAATTCTTCAACATCCTCAATGAGATTGTGATGAAACTTGTCATCTTGATCATGTG GTACTCTCCCTTTGGTATTGCCTGTCTTATCTGTGGTAAGATCATCTCCATCAAGGACCTGGAGGTGGTGGGGAGGCAGCTGGGCATGTACATGGTGACTGTAATTATTGGCCTCATCATCCACGGAGCCATCTTCCTGCCAAGCATCTACTTTGTTATTGTGAGGAAGAACCCCTTCACCTTCTTCCTGGGCATCTTCCAGGCCTGGATCACCGCCCTGGGGACAGCCTCCAG TGCTGGTACACTGCCTGTCACCTTCCGTTGTCTGGAGGAGAACTTGGGTATTGACAAAAGAGTCACTCGTTTTGTGCTCCCGGTCGGTGCCACCATCAACATGGATGGAACTGCTCTGTATGAGGCGGTTGCAGCCATCTTCATTGCCCAGATGAACGGCATCTACCTTGACCCTGGTCAGATTGTCACTGTCAG TTTGACAGCCACCCTGGCCAGTGTTGGAGCAGCCAGTATTCCCAGTGCTGGCCTGGTGACTATGCTTTTGATCCTGACCGCTGTGGGCCTGCCAACCCAAGACATCAGTCTGCTGGTTGCTGTTGACTGGCTGCT GGATCGATTCAGGACCTCAGTGAACGTGGTGGGTGACTCCTATGGTGCGGGCATCGTGTACCACATGTCCAAGGCTGAGCTCGAGGAGCTGGACGCACACATGGCCAAATCCGACGACATTGAAATGATGACGAAGACCCAGTCTTATTACGACGACATGAAGaaccaccacgaaaacaattcCAACCAGTGCGTCTTAACCTCTACCGCTGCCACAACCGCTACTGCCACTGCTAACAATTCTGTCGTAGTAGATGAATGCAAG GTAACCTCAGCCACTAACGGCTCTGCTGCGGAGTGCACGCTTGTCGAGGAGGGACCATGGAAACATGAATAA